GAGCGCAAGCGACGCTCCGGCGTCGCTGTGGAGCCCATGTCGGCCCCCGCGAATGCCTTTGTGTCCGGTGAGGCCTTGACCATCCTGCGCCCGGGTGACGTGTGGTCCGGCACCTGGGGGATCACCGCATCCGGGAGGATGCCGGCGTGAACCCCTCGACTGCTCTGGCGACCGTGCTCGTGGACGAGTTGATCCGGCAGGGGGTGCGTGACTTCGTCGTCTGTCCTGGATCGCGGTCGGCTCCCTTGGCGTACGCCGTGCTGGCCGCTGAGCGGGCCGGGCGCGCCCGGTTGCATGTCCGGGTCGACGAACGATCCGGTGCGTTCCTTGCGCTGGGTCTAGCCAAGGTCAGTCGGCAACCGGCCGCGGTCATCACGACCAGCGGGACGGCGGTCGCGAACCTGCACCCCGCGGTCCTCGAGGCATCCCACGGCAACGTGCCGCTGCTGCTGCTCACCGCGGACCGCCCGGCCGAGCAGCGCGGTAGCGGCGCCAACCAGACCACCGACCAGGTGAAGATCTTTGGCGGGATGACCCGGTGGTTCCACGAGTTCTCCGCTGCTGGTCGTCGCCCCGGCCAGCAGGGTCAGTGGCGCTCGGTGGTCGGCCGGGCGGTCGCGGAGTCGTGCGGTCACCCCTCCGGCGACCCGGGGCCGGTGCACCTCAACGTCAGCTTCCGCGAGCCGCTGACCCCGGACACCGACCCGACGGGGTGGTCCGAACCGCTCGACGGTCGCCCGCACGGTGAGGCGTGGCTGAGTCTGCGGTCGCCGGTGCGCCACGAAGCGGCGGGCGCCGGGCCGGGCATCGCCCCGGTCCCGCGCACACTGTTGGTGCTCGGCAGCCTTGCCGACCCCGCTCGCGCCGCCGACATCACCGAGCTGGCAGATGTCGCTGGCTGGCCGATCATCGCCGAACCGGCCGGCCTCTTCCGGCGTGCCCGGGTCACCCCGCACGGACCACTGTTGTTGTCGGCGACCGGTTGGCTGGAGGAGAACCTGCCCGAGCGGGTCCTGGTCGCCGGTGCCGTCACATTGGACCGCCGGGTGCTGGCCCTGTTACGCCGTCCTGAGGTGACCGTCGAGGTGGTCACGGCGCTGACGTCCTGGTCCGACCCGGTGCATGCGGTCCACCGGGTCCACGACTGGGCTGACATCGAGCGCAGTCACCGGGTGGTGGCCGGGTGTGTCGATCGGACCTGGGCCGCCCGCTGGCGAGCCGCGGGAGCAGTGGTCGCCGCCACCGCCGGCCCGATCGTC
The window above is part of the Branchiibius hedensis genome. Proteins encoded here:
- the menD gene encoding 2-succinyl-5-enolpyruvyl-6-hydroxy-3-cyclohexene-1-carboxylic-acid synthase; its protein translation is MNPSTALATVLVDELIRQGVRDFVVCPGSRSAPLAYAVLAAERAGRARLHVRVDERSGAFLALGLAKVSRQPAAVITTSGTAVANLHPAVLEASHGNVPLLLLTADRPAEQRGSGANQTTDQVKIFGGMTRWFHEFSAAGRRPGQQGQWRSVVGRAVAESCGHPSGDPGPVHLNVSFREPLTPDTDPTGWSEPLDGRPHGEAWLSLRSPVRHEAAGAGPGIAPVPRTLLVLGSLADPARAADITELADVAGWPIIAEPAGLFRRARVTPHGPLLLSATGWLEENLPERVLVAGAVTLDRRVLALLRRPEVTVEVVTALTSWSDPVHAVHRVHDWADIERSHRVVAGCVDRTWAARWRAAGAVVAATAGPIVEASWPSGPAVARTVANNLPERALLFVGASSAVRDLDIAREPARIAKGVVTVGNRGLAGIDGSVSSAIGAALSQPDRPAYALMGDLTFLHDTNGLLIGPDEPRPDLTMVVVNDDGGAIFSTLEVGAPEYAGAFERIFGTATGADIAGVCAAHDVAHRSVDTAAELAEAISATPQGLTVLEVRVPRTDARRLRQDLAAAVDAALSPGSVGQ